A single genomic interval of Lathyrus oleraceus cultivar Zhongwan6 chromosome 7, CAAS_Psat_ZW6_1.0, whole genome shotgun sequence harbors:
- the LOC127102951 gene encoding uncharacterized protein LOC127102951 yields the protein MGGSKASSTSEVGNGLPRCGCNETMKLLVSKSIENPGRKFWKCRNYMNGCGLFLWDDLVSEFAVKETNPSGCRQCEVNKAYLIEFAKEIVEEIDCRVGKLNKLEKLKKKIAMEKRKNLWLMFVIGLSWMLIAAMVKLV from the exons ATGGGTGGCAGCAAGGCATCTTCCACGAGTGAAGTTGGAAACGGCTTACCAAGATGTGGATGCAATGAAACCATGAAGTTGTTGGTCTCCAAGTCAATTGAAAACCCCGGTCGCAAATTTTGGAAATGCAGGAATTATATG AATGGGTGCGGTTTATTTTTGTGGGATGATTTGGTCAGTGAGTTTGCAGTGAAAGAAACCAATCCGTCCGGATGCCGCCAATGTGAAGTCAACAAGGcttatttgattgaatttgcTAAAGAGATTGTTGAGGAGATAGATTGCAGAGTCGGAAAGCTTAACAAGTTAGAAAAACTGAAGAAAAAGATTGCAATGGAAAAGAGGAAAAATTTATGGTTAATGTTTGTAATTGGTCTGTCATGGATGTTGATAGCAGCTATGGTTAAGTTAGTCTAA